In Bubalus bubalis isolate 160015118507 breed Murrah chromosome 3, NDDB_SH_1, whole genome shotgun sequence, a genomic segment contains:
- the LOC123465515 gene encoding olfactory receptor 1E2-like yields MTGRNQTTVSEFLLLGLPIKSEHQNLFYALFLAMYVTTVLGNLLILVLVCLDPHLHTPMYLFLSNLSFSDLCFSSVTMPKLLQNMQSQDLSIPYAGCLIQMYFFLFFADLEDFLLVAMAYDRYVAICFPLHYTTIMSPRLCLFLVVLPWILTTFHAMLHTLLMARLHFCEDNMIPHFFCDLSALLKLSCSDTRVNELVIFFIGGLIIVIPFLLIIMSYAQIVSSILKVPSAKGICKAFSTCGSHLTVVSLFYGTIIGLYLCPSAHNSTVKETVMSMMYTVVAPMLNPFIYSLRNRDMKGALRRVFCKKKNAFSL; encoded by the coding sequence ATGACAGGAAGGAATCAAACTACTGTCTCAGAGTTCCTCCTGCTGGGACTGCCCATCAAGTCAGAGCATCAGAACCTGTTCTACGCCCTGTTCCTGGCCATGTACGTTACCACCGTCCTGGGGAACCTTCTCATCCTCGTCCTCGTTTGCCTGGACCCCCATCTCCACACACCCATGTATTTGTTTCTCAGTAAcctgtctttctctgacctctgcttctccTCTGTCACAATGCCCAAATTGCTGCAGAACATGCAGAGCCAAGACCTGTCCATCCCCTATGCTGGCTGCCTGATACAAATGTACTTCTTCCTGTTCTTTGCAGACCTGGAGGACTTCCTCCTTGTggccatggcctatgaccgctacgtggccatctgcTTCCCCCTGCACTACACCACCATCATGAGCCCCAGGCTCTGTCTCTTCCTGGTGGTGCTGCCCTGGATACTGACCACGTTCCATGCCATGTTGCACACCCTGCTCATGGCCAGGCTGCATTTTTGTGAAGACAATATGATCCCCCACTTTTTCTGCGATTTGTCTGCTCTGCTGAAGCTGTCCTGCTCTGACACTCGAGTGAATGAGCTGGTGATATTTTTCATCGGAGGGCTCATTATCGTCATCCCATTCCTACTCATCATCATGTCTTATGCACAAATTGTGTCCTCCATCCTCAAGGTCCCTTCTGCCAAGGGCATCtgcaaagccttctccacctgtggctcccacCTCACTGTGGTGTCTCTCTTCTATGGGACAATTATTGGTCTCTATTTATGCCCATCAGCTCATAATTCCACTGTTAAGGAGACTGTCATGTCTATGATGTACACTGTGGTggcccccatgctgaaccccttcatctacagcctgaggaacagaGACATGAAAGGAGCTCTGAGAAGAGtcttttgcaaaaagaaaaatgccttcTCTCTATGA
- the LOC123465571 gene encoding olfactory receptor 1E2-like: MTGRNQTTVSEFLLLGLPIKSEHQNLFYALFLAMYVTTVLGNLLILVLICLDPHLHTPMYLFLSNLSFSDLCFSSVTMPKLLQNMQSQDLTIPYAACLTQMYFFLFFADLEDFLLVAMAYDRYMAICFPLHYTTIMSPRLCLFLVVLPWVLTTFHSMLHTLLMARLHFCEDNVIPHFFCDLSALLKLSCSDTRVNELVIFFIGGLIIVIPFLLIIMSYAQIVSSILKVPSAKGICKAFSTCGSHLTVVSLFYGTIIGLYLCPSAHNSTVKETVMSMMYTVVAPMLNPFIYSLRNRDMKGALRRVFCKKKNAFSL, translated from the coding sequence ATGACAGGAAGGAATCAAACTACTGTCTCAGAGTTCCTCCTGCTGGGACTGCCCATCAAGTCAGAGCATCAGAACCTGTTCTACGCCCTGTTCCTGGCCATGTACGTTACCACCGTCCTGGGGAACCTTCTCATCCTCGTCCTCATTTGCCTggacccccacctccacacacccATGTATTTGTTTCTCAGTAAcctgtctttctctgacctctgcttctccTCTGTCACAATGCCCAAATTGCTGCAGAACATGCAAAGCCAAGACCTGACCATCCCCTATGCTGCCTGCCTGACACAAATGTACTTCTTCCTGTTCTTTGCAGACCTGGAGGACTTCCTCCTTGTggccatggcctatgaccgctacatGGCCATCTGCTTCCCCCTGCACTACACCACCATCATGAGCCCCAGGCTCTGTCTCTTCCTGGTGGTGCTGCCCTGGGTGCTGACCACGTTCCATTCCATGTTGCACACCCTGCTCATGGCCAGGCTGCATTTTTGTGAAGACAATGTGATCCCCCACTTTTTCTGCGATTTGTCTGCTCTGCTGAAGCTGTCCTGCTCTGACACTCGAGTGAATGAGCTGGTGATATTTTTCATCGGAGGGCTCATTATCGTCATCCCATTCCTACTCATCATCATGTCTTATGCACAAATTGTGTCCTCCATCCTCAAGGTCCCTTCTGCCAAGGGCATCtgcaaagccttctccacctgtggctcccacCTCACTGTGGTGTCTCTCTTCTATGGGACAATTATTGGTCTCTATTTATGCCCATCAGCTCATAATTCCACTGTTAAGGAGACTGTCATGTCTATGATGTACACTGTGGTggcccccatgctgaaccccttcatctacagcctgaggaacagaGACATGAAAGGAGCTCTGAGAAGAGtcttttgcaaaaagaaaaatgccttcTCTCTATGA
- the LOC123465516 gene encoding olfactory receptor-like protein DTMT, translating into MYVTTVLGNLLILVLICLDPHLHTPMYLFLSNLSFSDLCFSSVTMPKLLQNMQSQDLSIPYAGCLTQMYFFLFFADLEDFLLVAMAYDRYVAICFPLHYTTIMSPRLCLFLVVLPWILTTFHAMLHTLLMARLHFCEDNVIAHFFCDMSALLKLSCSDTRVNELVIFFIGGLIIVIPFLFIIMSYARIVSSILKVPSAKGICKAFSTCGSHLTVVSLFYGTIIGLYLCPSAHNSTVKETVMSMMYTVVTPMLNPFIYSLRNRDMKGALRRVFCRKKIHFSL; encoded by the coding sequence ATGTACGTTACCACCGTCCTGGGGAACCTTCTCATCCTCGTCCTCATTTGCCTggacccccacctccacacacccATGTATTTGTTTCTCAGTAAcctgtctttctctgacctctgcttctccTCTGTCACAATGCCCAAATTGCTGCAGAATATGCAGAGTCAAGACCTGTCCATCCCCTATGCTGGCTGCCTGACACAAATGTACTTCTTCCTGTTCTTTGCAGACCTGGAGGACTTCCTCCTTGTggccatggcctatgaccgctacgtggccatctgcTTCCCCCTGCACTACACCACCATCATGAGCCCCAGGCTCTGTCTCTTCCTGGTGGTGCTGCCCTGGATACTGACCACGTTCCATGCCATGTTGCACACCCTGCTCATGGCCAGGCTGCATTTTTGTGAAGACAACGTGATCGCCCACTTTTTCTGTGACATGTCTGCTCTGCTGAAGCTGTCCTGCTCTGACACTCGAGTGAATGAGCTGGTGATATTTTTCATCGGAGGGCTCATTATCGTCATCCCATTCCTATTCATTATCATGTCTTATGCACGAATCGTGTCCTCCATCCTCAAGGTCCCTTCTGCCAAGGGCATCtgcaaagccttctccacctgtggctcTCACCTCACTGTGGTATCTCTCTTCTATGGGACAATTATTGGTCTCTACTTATGCCCATCAGCTCATAATTCCACTGTTAAGGAGACTGTCATGTCTATGATGTACACTGTGGTgacccccatgctgaaccccttcatctacagcctgaggaacagaGACATGAAGGGAGCTCTGAGAAGAGTCTTTTGTAGAAAGAAAATTCACTTCTCTCTTTGA
- the LOC123465517 gene encoding olfactory receptor-like protein DTMT: MKMGNQTVVSEFLLLGLPIRPDQQDLFYTLFLAMYVTTVLGNLLILALICLDPHLHTPMYLFLSNLSFSDLCFSSVTMPKLLQDMQSHIPSISYAGCLTQMYFFLLFADLESFLLVAMAYDRYVAICFPLHYTTIMSPRLYLSLLVLSWVLTICISLLHTLFMARLSFCADNVIPHFFCDMSALLKLACSDIQINETVIFILGGLVIIVPFLLIFSSYARIVSSILKVRSARGIHKAFSTCGSHLSVVSLFYGTIIGLYLCPSSNNSTVKETVMAVMYTVVTPMLNPFIYSLRNQDIKGALRRVFSKWTISFFFNQ, from the coding sequence ATGAAAATGGGAAACCAAACAGTCGTCTCAGAATTCCTCCTCCTGGGCCTGCCCATTAGACCTGATCAGCAAGACCTGTTCTACACTCTGTTCCTGGCCATGTATGTTACCACCGTCCTGGGGAACCTTCTCATCCTCGCCCTCATTTGCCTggacccccacctccacacacccATGTATTTGTTTCTCAGTAAcctgtctttctctgacctctgcttctccTCTGTTACAATGCCCAAATTGTTACAGGACATGCAGAGCCACATCCCGTCCATCTCTTATGCTGGCTGCCTGACACAAATGTACTTCTTCCTGCTTTTTGCAGACCTGGAGAGCTTCCTCCTTGTggccatggcctatgaccgctacgtggccatctgcTTCCCCCTGCACTACACCACCATCATGAGCCCCAGGCTCTATCTCTCCCTGCTGGTGCTGTCCTGGGTGCTGACCATCTGCATTTCTTTGTTGCACACCCTGTTCATGGCTCGGCTGTCTTTCTGTGCTGATAACGTGATCCCCCACTTCTTCTGTGACATGTCAGCTCTGCTAAAGTTGGCCTGCTCTGACATTCAGATAAATGAAACGGTGATTTTTATCCTGGGAGGGCTTGTCATTATTGTTCCATTCCTGTTGATATTTTCATCCTATGCACGAATCGTGTCCTCCATCCTCAAGGTCCGCTCTGCCAGGGGTATCCACAAAGCTttctccacctgtggctcccacCTCTCCGTGGTATCTCTCTTCTATGGGACAATCATTGGCCTCTACCTTTGCCCTTCATCTAACAATTCTACTGTTAAAGAGACTGTCATGGCTGTGATGTACACTGTGGTgacccccatgctgaaccccttcatctacagcctgaggaatCAAGACATAAAGGGAGCCCTGAGAAGAGTCTTTTCAAAATGGACAATTAGCTTTTTTTTCAACCAGTGA